From the Acaryochloris thomasi RCC1774 genome, one window contains:
- a CDS encoding DUF4168 domain-containing protein, with translation MANRVHFPPQPSQLRLSHRLTWIFLLSTSASLLGLTPSLTQNFSRIEIASVAYAQDLLLKIDNYAKSVLQMEPLRIQALNQVQAELGSQTPKDVCRQNELPNAVKTICTNFFNQSAEIIRLNGLSNREFNQITEKVQMDSLYRQRLNEALLEQTK, from the coding sequence ATGGCAAATCGAGTTCACTTCCCCCCACAACCGTCTCAACTTCGTCTGAGCCACCGACTAACCTGGATCTTTTTACTCTCCACATCAGCCAGTTTATTAGGGCTAACCCCGAGCCTCACGCAGAACTTCTCACGCATTGAAATTGCCTCCGTTGCCTATGCTCAAGATTTGCTGCTTAAAATCGACAATTATGCTAAATCCGTCCTACAGATGGAACCCCTCCGTATTCAAGCCTTGAATCAAGTGCAGGCAGAACTAGGTTCGCAGACCCCGAAAGACGTCTGCCGTCAAAATGAGCTACCCAACGCAGTGAAAACGATCTGCACCAACTTCTTTAATCAGTCTGCTGAAATTATTCGGCTCAACGGTCTGTCTAACCGGGAGTTCAATCAAATCACTGAAAAGGTACAGATGGATTCGCTTTATCGACAGCGCCTTAATGAGGCACTGCTGGAACAAACCAAATAA
- a CDS encoding AbrB family transcriptional regulator — translation MTTDTKDTALTGKALLAKVKELQHLSRREKAKACGYYTITKNNKPRVNLGDFLNAVIEAKGITLSPGGDKDGRGREPTYRVSVHKNGQIVIGSTYTEAMGLQPGDEFEIKLGYKHIHLIQIDEEDS, via the coding sequence ATGACCACTGATACAAAAGATACAGCGTTAACAGGTAAAGCGCTCTTAGCTAAAGTTAAAGAACTACAGCACTTATCTCGGCGGGAAAAAGCGAAGGCATGTGGTTACTACACAATCACAAAAAATAATAAGCCCCGTGTTAACCTGGGTGATTTTCTCAATGCTGTTATTGAAGCAAAGGGAATTACGCTGAGCCCCGGTGGCGATAAGGATGGCCGTGGACGAGAGCCGACTTACCGCGTTAGCGTACACAAAAATGGCCAAATCGTGATTGGGTCAACCTATACTGAAGCGATGGGTTTGCAGCCCGGTGATGAGTTTGAAATTAAGCTTGGCTACAAGCATATTCACCTGATCCAGATTGATGAGGAAGATAGCTAG
- a CDS encoding cobalt-precorrin-8X methylmutase, giving the protein MSPTVHPILQQSFAVIDQEMGHHSFSADEYAVVRRVIHSTADFEFQHLLQFSSGVIEDAIATLTQGTPIITDVEMVARGIQRLVQDTFGNPIIAAVSTASMAAPGQTRTETGLLQCLQQYPTGIYVIGNAPTALLALCRHLKTASQSPSLVIGAPVGFISVVESKAALAQQAVPQIRTEGRKGGSPAASAIINALIMLAWDRQSPRSL; this is encoded by the coding sequence ATGTCTCCGACGGTTCACCCTATTTTGCAGCAAAGCTTTGCTGTAATCGATCAGGAAATGGGTCATCACTCGTTCTCGGCAGATGAGTATGCTGTGGTGCGGCGGGTGATTCACAGTACGGCTGATTTTGAGTTTCAGCATCTGCTGCAGTTCAGTTCTGGGGTGATTGAAGATGCGATCGCAACCCTGACCCAAGGCACCCCTATCATTACAGATGTTGAAATGGTGGCACGGGGCATCCAGCGGCTCGTTCAAGATACTTTCGGCAACCCAATTATAGCCGCCGTGAGCACCGCCTCGATGGCTGCACCCGGCCAAACGAGGACCGAGACCGGCCTCCTGCAGTGTCTACAGCAGTACCCTACCGGCATCTACGTAATCGGTAACGCACCCACAGCGCTTTTGGCCCTCTGCCGCCATCTGAAAACGGCATCACAATCACCTAGTCTCGTGATTGGCGCCCCCGTCGGCTTCATCTCCGTAGTTGAATCAAAGGCGGCTTTGGCTCAGCAGGCGGTGCCCCAAATTCGGACTGAGGGCCGCAAAGGGGGGTCCCCAGCCGCCTCTGCGATTATCAATGCCTTGATCATGCTGGCTTGGGACCGTCAGAGTCCTCGATCCCTATGA
- the cbiE gene encoding precorrin-6y C5,15-methyltransferase (decarboxylating) subunit CbiE — protein MNPIVVVGIGLAGAADLSPTAQAAVDQATLLVGGQRHLSYFPSHAAPKLTLGDLSSALEQIQDHLAISPQKKVVILASGDPLFFGLGRLLLTTFSAEQLTFHPHLSAVQLAFSRIKVPWQDANIVSLHGRSPERLIQALQKGDDKIAIFTDPTYTPAAIAQLFLTLDLPIAYQFWVCEDLGSPSEQVQGFAPSQLLGQTFAALNIVILIRLTPTPSEQDWPHLGLPDGSFLSFPDRPSLITKREVRVLALAELDLRENQIIWDIGAGTGSVSIETARISASSTVYAVEKTVIGHRLIQQNCRRFAVNNVEAICGTAPDVLAALPPPDRIFIGGSGGNLSTILDCCQIHACKQTVIVLAIATLETLEIALHWLRTHHWSTQLLQIQVSRSVPIATLTRWQPLNPVTLIRAKLKSP, from the coding sequence ATGAACCCCATAGTGGTGGTGGGGATTGGGCTGGCAGGCGCAGCCGATCTCAGCCCCACGGCACAGGCCGCTGTCGATCAGGCAACGCTCCTCGTCGGAGGTCAGCGCCATCTCAGCTATTTCCCCAGCCATGCAGCCCCAAAGCTCACGCTGGGAGACTTAAGCTCTGCTTTAGAGCAAATCCAGGACCATTTGGCGATCTCGCCCCAGAAAAAGGTCGTGATTCTCGCTTCGGGCGATCCCTTATTTTTTGGATTAGGCCGCCTGCTGCTCACAACGTTCTCGGCAGAGCAGCTTACGTTTCATCCCCACCTCAGTGCCGTCCAACTGGCCTTCAGCCGCATCAAAGTACCGTGGCAGGATGCGAACATCGTCAGTCTGCACGGGCGATCGCCAGAGCGATTGATTCAGGCCCTGCAGAAAGGGGATGACAAAATCGCAATTTTTACGGATCCCACCTATACGCCAGCGGCAATTGCTCAGTTATTTCTAACGCTTGATCTGCCTATCGCCTATCAGTTTTGGGTTTGCGAAGATTTAGGAAGTCCGTCAGAACAAGTGCAGGGATTTGCCCCCTCTCAACTGCTGGGGCAGACCTTTGCAGCTCTCAACATTGTTATTCTGATTCGGCTTACACCCACCCCTTCAGAACAAGATTGGCCACACCTAGGTCTGCCGGACGGGAGCTTTTTAAGCTTTCCTGATCGCCCTAGCCTGATTACGAAGCGTGAGGTCAGAGTCTTAGCTCTCGCAGAACTTGATCTCCGTGAAAATCAGATCATTTGGGATATTGGAGCCGGAACGGGTTCTGTTTCCATTGAAACAGCCAGAATTTCAGCGAGCAGTACCGTCTATGCCGTAGAAAAAACGGTAATTGGACATCGTTTGATCCAGCAAAACTGTCGGCGGTTCGCGGTCAACAACGTTGAGGCAATTTGCGGAACAGCACCCGATGTACTGGCAGCTCTGCCGCCTCCAGACCGCATTTTTATTGGTGGCAGTGGCGGAAACTTATCGACTATTTTAGATTGTTGTCAAATACATGCCTGCAAACAGACCGTTATTGTGCTTGCGATCGCAACCTTAGAAACCTTAGAAATAGCTCTTCACTGGCTACGAACCCACCATTGGTCAACGCAGTTATTGCAGATTCAAGTGTCACGTTCAGTCCCGATCGCGACTCTGACGCGCTGGCAACCCCTTAATCCTGTCACTCTCATTCGAGCCAAATTAAAATCGCCCTAG
- a CDS encoding PhoD-like phosphatase, with protein sequence MPVNVATAALPLILAGPILRRTESEAVTVWVALSKKSVVTLNIYLAGEQGRKIQKMVARGQGQTIQMGRQLHLVAVTAAVLQTSLQPGQIYAYDLEFLAQGTQKSVSLRTEALLEQGSLSYFSHHLPTFVLPPVSLDDLKIVHGSCRKPHGGGPDILPLLDDLLIRDAHLVERRPHQLFLTGDQIYGDDVADPFLWIAIRLGPVLLGWEEMLPVDRFENGTFDYYSPKLWPPGERTEIARQKCGLTAMLHNSPETAKSHLFSFAEYCIAYLLAWSPVLWPEPEAILDANSLHGGRSASKRWSQDAADMQTFVHGVAQVRRALANVPTYMICDDHDISDDWYLNHNWCNRVLSQPLGRCVVQNGLLAYALFQAWGNTPEQFVQNQPGASLLKNVEQWSLSRGTDQKAWRQIGRYVGMPLTDEQTGQPRTQTEEEVLILERDPEALSWFYTIRSDCHEVLVLDTRTWRGYPKDTEKIAPPMLLCPSAFRQQIEAPLRHTDALNQRGAKIRETLIVLPTNLVSLSIIDAVQQYDFQRGKVFDNDVGDAWNFHEGAFTQLLSYLSTYRDRVILLSGDIHYGSTIRLDHWTHDNAQAAPHSSVIVQLTSSAMKNAELATYLVHTRLKSLFPESAKARVGWRIPPVENSEAKPDWQYQVRWIPRQKAQATDLPPTHRWSQRSRSLSLLQVVKGTVSWLWRNRWFQEGSEVVGHNNFGVVTWAKTETRESATIVHDIYWYPPWDMTRPVKSQYRASLAQATVPPISPVLYSKY encoded by the coding sequence ATGCCAGTTAACGTTGCGACCGCCGCGCTCCCTTTGATACTGGCTGGTCCCATTCTTCGTAGAACAGAGTCTGAGGCTGTTACGGTGTGGGTTGCCCTCAGCAAAAAGAGTGTCGTCACCCTAAACATCTATCTTGCAGGCGAGCAGGGTCGTAAAATCCAGAAAATGGTTGCCAGGGGCCAAGGCCAAACGATCCAAATGGGCCGCCAGCTTCACCTTGTTGCCGTCACCGCTGCAGTGCTACAAACGTCCCTCCAGCCGGGACAAATCTATGCCTACGATCTTGAGTTTCTCGCTCAAGGGACTCAGAAATCTGTCAGTCTGCGCACTGAAGCTCTCTTAGAACAAGGCTCTCTCAGCTACTTTTCCCATCATCTACCCACATTTGTCCTACCGCCCGTCAGCCTGGATGACTTGAAAATTGTCCACGGTTCCTGCCGTAAACCTCACGGGGGTGGACCTGACATTTTGCCGCTGCTTGATGACTTACTCATTCGAGATGCCCACCTTGTAGAGCGGAGACCGCACCAGCTTTTTCTCACGGGCGATCAGATTTATGGCGATGATGTTGCCGACCCTTTTCTGTGGATTGCCATTCGTTTAGGTCCTGTACTGCTGGGCTGGGAGGAAATGCTACCGGTTGATAGATTCGAAAACGGCACATTCGATTATTACAGCCCCAAGCTTTGGCCACCGGGAGAGCGCACTGAAATCGCCCGCCAGAAGTGTGGGTTGACGGCCATGTTGCACAACAGTCCTGAAACCGCGAAGAGCCATCTGTTCAGTTTCGCAGAATACTGTATTGCCTATCTACTGGCCTGGTCGCCGGTTTTATGGCCGGAGCCAGAGGCAATTCTTGACGCCAATTCGCTGCACGGGGGTCGGAGTGCATCGAAACGATGGTCGCAAGATGCAGCAGACATGCAAACCTTTGTTCACGGTGTCGCTCAGGTCAGGCGGGCGTTAGCGAATGTTCCCACCTATATGATTTGCGATGACCACGATATCAGCGACGACTGGTATCTCAACCACAACTGGTGCAACCGCGTGCTCAGCCAGCCGCTAGGTCGCTGCGTTGTCCAAAATGGGCTGTTGGCCTACGCTCTTTTTCAGGCCTGGGGGAATACGCCAGAGCAGTTTGTTCAAAATCAGCCCGGTGCGTCTCTGCTGAAAAATGTTGAACAATGGTCTCTCTCGCGGGGAACCGATCAGAAGGCTTGGCGACAGATAGGTCGATATGTGGGTATGCCGCTCACCGATGAGCAAACCGGTCAGCCTCGCACACAGACAGAAGAAGAAGTCCTAATTTTGGAACGAGATCCTGAAGCGCTGAGCTGGTTCTATACAATCCGCAGCGATTGCCATGAAGTCTTGGTTTTGGATACGCGGACTTGGCGAGGCTACCCTAAAGATACAGAAAAGATCGCGCCTCCAATGCTACTTTGCCCATCCGCTTTTCGCCAGCAGATTGAGGCTCCTTTACGGCATACAGATGCGCTCAATCAGCGGGGCGCAAAAATCCGGGAAACGCTAATTGTGCTGCCCACCAATCTTGTTAGTTTATCTATCATTGATGCTGTGCAGCAGTATGATTTTCAGCGGGGTAAGGTGTTTGATAATGATGTCGGTGATGCCTGGAATTTTCATGAGGGCGCATTTACGCAGTTGTTGAGTTATCTGAGTACCTATCGAGATCGAGTGATTTTGCTCTCAGGCGATATTCACTACGGCAGCACCATCAGACTCGATCACTGGACCCACGACAACGCTCAAGCAGCCCCTCATAGCAGCGTCATTGTTCAGTTGACGTCCAGCGCGATGAAGAACGCTGAGCTAGCGACCTATCTGGTTCATACTCGGCTCAAATCATTATTTCCAGAGTCTGCTAAAGCTCGGGTAGGGTGGCGCATCCCCCCTGTCGAGAATTCTGAAGCGAAACCGGACTGGCAGTATCAGGTGCGCTGGATTCCTAGGCAGAAGGCACAAGCAACTGACTTGCCGCCCACTCATCGCTGGTCTCAACGCTCTCGTTCACTCTCCCTGCTCCAGGTTGTAAAAGGGACTGTGTCGTGGCTGTGGCGGAATCGCTGGTTCCAGGAAGGTTCAGAAGTGGTCGGTCACAACAATTTTGGCGTTGTTACTTGGGCAAAGACTGAAACGAGGGAGTCCGCAACTATCGTTCATGATATTTACTGGTATCCACCCTGGGATATGACGCGGCCGGTTAAAAGTCAGTATCGCGCTTCGCTCGCTCAGGCTACTGTTCCTCCAATATCGCCGGTTCTCTATTCCAAATACTAG
- the holA gene encoding DNA polymerase III subunit delta produces the protein MPVYLYWGEDHYRLNRAVEALHAQVLDPAWLSFNYDKIEVGSSADAATQMMQGFNQAMTPPFGAGQRLVWLINPTLGRQDSEDVVSELERTLPALPETSHLLLTYASKPNGRSKAIKLLQKQAQTQEFTPIPPWKTQLLIQSVKQAASEVGVKLSADAVELLADSIGNDTQRLYCELNKLQLYAQQQSAALTAEAVAKLVPATTQNSLQLADAIRQGHTSQALTLVADLLAISEPSLKITATLVRQFRTWLWIKLMLEAGERDERVIAKAAEVRNPKRIYFLQQDVKSLRSPQLRQVLKGLLELDVSLKQGQNSTTVLQTKIIELCQLCQMPAREHHP, from the coding sequence ATGCCTGTCTATCTTTACTGGGGTGAAGACCATTACCGCTTGAACCGGGCCGTGGAAGCCCTCCATGCCCAAGTGCTTGATCCCGCTTGGCTGAGCTTTAACTACGATAAAATTGAGGTTGGATCCAGTGCGGATGCCGCCACCCAGATGATGCAGGGATTCAATCAAGCAATGACGCCCCCCTTTGGTGCAGGGCAACGACTGGTGTGGCTGATCAATCCCACCCTCGGGCGACAAGATAGCGAAGATGTGGTTTCAGAACTGGAGCGCACCCTGCCAGCCCTCCCGGAAACCTCTCACCTGTTGCTCACCTATGCTTCTAAGCCCAATGGTCGCAGTAAAGCGATCAAACTTTTGCAAAAGCAAGCCCAAACTCAAGAATTTACCCCCATTCCTCCCTGGAAGACACAGCTTTTGATTCAGTCTGTTAAGCAAGCTGCCTCCGAGGTGGGTGTCAAGCTGTCTGCTGATGCCGTTGAACTACTGGCTGATTCCATAGGTAACGATACACAGCGTCTCTATTGCGAACTTAACAAGCTGCAGCTCTATGCTCAGCAGCAGTCTGCGGCCCTCACGGCCGAAGCAGTTGCCAAACTGGTGCCTGCAACCACCCAAAATAGCCTGCAGCTGGCCGATGCCATCCGCCAGGGACACACAAGTCAAGCCCTGACTTTGGTTGCCGATCTATTGGCGATCAGCGAACCGAGCCTGAAGATTACCGCCACCCTCGTGCGCCAGTTTCGGACTTGGCTCTGGATAAAACTCATGCTTGAAGCCGGGGAGCGAGATGAGCGGGTGATCGCCAAGGCGGCTGAGGTCAGAAACCCCAAGCGTATCTATTTTTTGCAGCAGGACGTGAAATCTCTCCGCAGCCCACAGCTACGACAGGTGCTGAAGGGGCTGCTAGAACTTGATGTCAGTTTGAAGCAAGGCCAAAACTCGACAACCGTGCT